Within the Clostridia bacterium genome, the region ACGAGCAGGCCTTGGGTCAGTGCAGTGAGTTTCTTTCAAAGCTCGGCCCCGGCGTAAAGGTGATACCGTGCGACAATACGGCAATGGCGGCAGAGCTCGTGGCAAATTCGGAGGGCAATTCGCGCGCGGCCATCTCTTCACACAGATGCGCGAAGCTCTACGGCCTTGAAACGATAAACTCCCATATACAGAACAGCGAAAACAATTACACGAGATTCATATGCATTGCGAACAAGCCGGAGATCTACGCCGGAGCAAATCATATAAGCCTCGTTATCGCCTGCGATAACAAGCCCGGCGCGCTTTACGAGATACTCGCGCGCCTGTCGGTAGCGGGCGTGAATATGAGCAAGCTTGAGAGCTGCCCCGTAACGGGAAGCAATTTCGAGTTCATATTCTTCTTGGAGCTCGACGCTTCCGTTCACGAGCCGGGAGTTTTGGCAATGCTCGAGGAGCTTGAGAGGACGTGCGAGAGCTTTACCTTCCTCGGCAATTACGCAGAGGTGTAAAATGTCCGGGTTTGTTTACGGCCTCATTGGCCGAAAGCTGGGGCACAGCTATTCAGCGCCGATACACGCCGCTATGGGAAACGGCGGCTACCGCCTTTTCGAGCTTGAGCCGGAAGAGCTAAAAAGCTTTCTTTCCCGCCCCGACATAGGCGGACTCAACGTGACGATACCGTATAAGCGCGAGGTAATGAAATATTGTGACGTGATATCGTCCGACTCAAAGAGCGTGGGCAGCGTAAACACCATTGTGCGCCGCACGGACGGAAGGCTTTATGCCTATAATACGGACGTTTACGGCTTTATGTACATGGCGGCGCGCGCGGGCGTTTCGCTTGCGGGCAAAAAGGTTGTAATACTCGGAAGCGGCGGCGCGTATCTTGCAGTGCGCGCGGCGGCGAAGAAGGCGGGCGCACGGGATATAGTCTGCATATCGAGAAGCGGCGCGGATAATTACGGCAATATAAATAAGCATTCGGACGCCGAGGTGATCGTGAACGCGACGCCCGTGGGCATGTATCCGAATAACGGCGCGTCGCCGGTAGATCTAAGTATTTTTAAATCGTGTAAGGGAGTTTTGGACCTTATATACAACCCCGCGCGCACAGCGCTCATTATGCAGGCGAGGGCGCTTTCGATACCGTGCTCGGGCGGGCTTTCCATGCTCGTTGCACAGGCGAAGGCCGCAGAGGAGCATTTCTTTGACAAAAAGCTTGACGACGGTATCATAGAGGACATAACGCGCAGTCTTTCGTGCGAGTCGGAGAACGTAGTGCTTATAGGTATGCCCGGCTCGGGCAAAACGACCGTGGGCGAAGCTTTGGGCGCGCTTACGGGGCGCGAATGCGTCGATACCGACGCGATAGTTGAGGTGCGCGCCCAAATGAGCATACCGGAGATATTCGAGCGCTTCGGCGAGGCGGAATTTCGCCGCATGGAGCGCGAAGCCGCGGCCGAAGCGGGACGCGGGAGCGGGAAAGTGATAATGACGGGCGGCGGCATTGTGAAAGACATAAGAAATCTTTCGCCGCTGTCACAAAACGGGCGCATATATCATATAGAGCGCGATATACGGCTTCTTTCGCGCGGCGGACGGCCGCTTTCGCAGGGCGCGGATCTTTATAAGATGTACGAAGAGCGCCTGCCGATGTACGAGCGCTTCCGCGACGCTGTGATAAGAAACGACGATACGCCGAAGAGCGCCGCAGAGCGCATATGGAGGGATTTTTGTGAAAATACTTGTGATTAACGGGCCTAACTTAAATATGCTCGGCGTGCGCGAGCCAGAGATCTACGGCCGCACTACGTACGACGACCTCGTAGGTCTTATAAAGACGGAAGCGGACGCCATGGGCGTTGAGACTGAATTTTATCAGTCGAATCACGAGGGCGCGCTAGTCGATGAGATACAGCGCGCATACGGCCGCATCGACGGCATAGTGATAAATCCCGGCGCGTACAC harbors:
- a CDS encoding shikimate kinase translates to MSGFVYGLIGRKLGHSYSAPIHAAMGNGGYRLFELEPEELKSFLSRPDIGGLNVTIPYKREVMKYCDVISSDSKSVGSVNTIVRRTDGRLYAYNTDVYGFMYMAARAGVSLAGKKVVILGSGGAYLAVRAAAKKAGARDIVCISRSGADNYGNINKHSDAEVIVNATPVGMYPNNGASPVDLSIFKSCKGVLDLIYNPARTALIMQARALSIPCSGGLSMLVAQAKAAEEHFFDKKLDDGIIEDITRSLSCESENVVLIGMPGSGKTTVGEALGALTGRECVDTDAIVEVRAQMSIPEIFERFGEAEFRRMEREAAAEAGRGSGKVIMTGGGIVKDIRNLSPLSQNGRIYHIERDIRLLSRGGRPLSQGADLYKMYEERLPMYERFRDAVIRNDDTPKSAAERIWRDFCENTCD
- the aroQ gene encoding type II 3-dehydroquinate dehydratase, whose translation is MKILVINGPNLNMLGVREPEIYGRTTYDDLVGLIKTEADAMGVETEFYQSNHEGALVDEIQRAYGRIDGIVINPGAYTHTSVALLDAVKAVGIPTIEVHISDPDTREEFRRVSFIRAACINTIKGRGLKGYIDALHALCEYIKK